The genomic DNA TTTCATAGGCATGAAGGCTCAGGAAGCGGTGGTGGGTCACCGGTCCAACTTCGATATACAGCTCGAATCGGCAGTAAATAACCTCGAAGAAGTAGTGGTGGTAGGTTATGGGCAGGCGAAGTCTAAAGATTTGACTTCTCCGATCGTTACCCTGAAATCTGACGAACTGACCAAAGTCCACAGTACTTCACCGATGGCGAGTATTCAGGGGAAAATCCCTGGGGTTACCGTGGTAAATTCCGGTGCGCCGGGAGCAGGTGCTTCGGTACATATTCGTGGCGTGGGTTCGATCGGCAATTCCGATCCGCTATATGTGGTGGATGGGATGTTTTTCTCGGACATCAACTTTTTGAATCCCAATGATATCGAATCGATGTCGATTTTGAAAGATGCTTCGGCAGCAGCAATTTACGGGGTGAAGGCCGCCAATGGGGTGGTACTGATTACCACTAAAGGCGGTGTGAAAAATACCAAGCTTAAAGTGGTTTACGATGGGTATTACGGTGTACAGACCGTTACACAAAGACTGAAAATGGCCAACAGTGCGCAGTATTCGGAATTAATGCGTGCTTCGGGCAATGCAGATTTTTCGGGGCTCATAACAAAATCAATGGATTATTACGGAAAAAATGGTAACCTTCCTGCCGTGGATACCGACTGGTACGGCGAATTGCTGAAAGATTCCGCGCCTATTCAAAGTCATAACCTGACCCTTTCTGGCGGGACTGAAAAATCGACTTACTCTTTTGGAGTGAGCTATTTTGATCAGGATGGGATAATGAATGCTACCGGAAATTATAACCGATTATCGTTCCGGAACAAGATGACCTACCAACTGACCAAAGGGTTGAAGTTGGGCTCGAACTTAATGTTCACCAAAGAAAACAATCAGCACGACGATAATTCTGCATGGTTTCAGGCGTTCATCAATGCGCCAATCTATCCTGTAATGGATGAAAAACTGACCGATGCACAATCTCACCCAACCAAATTTGCCTCTCCACACTTCTTCGGAGCCGGGGTGGATGGTTATGAAACTTATTACTCCAACCCTATGCTGATTGCCAGCTATAATGGCGACGATAAAAATGAGGCTTATCGTTTTATGCCCTCTTTCTTTGCAGACCTGAAACCTGTTCAGGGCAAAGACATCACGCTCCATTCTGCAATCAATATGGATTTCCGCTATGGCCGCGGACGTAAATTTACGCCGGCATTCGTTAACGGGAAAGCCAAACAGGAGCAAAACCAACTCTATAAATACAACCAGTGGAACGCCAACTATATTTGGGATAACACCGCAACCTGGGGAATGCACTTTGGTGACAACGACCTGACCGTTATGGCGGGCTTCTCGGTTCGTCAAAACAACTATCGCCGTTCCTGGGCAACAGCTTCTGACCTGAAAAACCCTGACTATATTAATTCAGGAGATAAAACCTCTACCTCTGCTGATGATGCCGGTAGTCGATTCCGCGGACTGTCTGCTTTCTCACGGGTATCTTATGCCCTGAAAGATCGCTACCTGGTTTCGGCGACTATGCGTGCTGATGGTTCCTCCAAATATCAGGAAACTTGGGGTTACTACCCATCTATTGGTTTGGGCTGGGTAATCTCTGATGAGCACTTTATGGAAGGACTGAAAAATCATGGCGTGGATTTCCTTAAACTTCGCGCTTCTTGGGGGCAGCTTGGAAACGACAACGTGCCGGCCAACGACGGTTTTGCCAAAGTCGCGCATGGCGGACTGAACGACTCAGGTGTTTTTGGGGGCACCAACATGGTTCCGGGTATGGTGAACCAGACCAACTTCACGGATCTTAAATGGGAAAAAGTGGAGGAAACCAACATCGGTATCGATGCCAAATTACTGGACTACCGCTTGAACTTTGAAGCCGATTATTTCCAGCGGGACACTAAGGAATTGGCCTTCCATAACAAATTGCCCAACGGCAAAGGTTCCTTGCTCAGAAACTCCGGCACTGTTCGCAACTCAGGCGTGGAACTGAATATCAACTGGAATGATAAAATTGGAGATGATTTCAGCTATACCGTTGGTGCGAACCTTTCCAAATTGCATAATGAGGTGATTTCCCTCGGCGATCAGCCAAATTATTATACCGGTGCAGCGGAGTACCCTCAGCTGTCGGAAGTGGGCAGCCCATTGTTCTCCTTCTATGGCTATAAAATGATGGGGGTTTACCAGAATCAGGCAGAGATTGAAGGGGATCCCGTAGCAAAAGCCAATGGTTTACAGCCTGGGGATTTCAAATACCAGGATTTGAACGGGGATGGTCAGATTGACGCACACGATCGCCAGATTATCGGTAACTACCAGCCGGATTACACCTATGGTATTAACCTCAGCCTGACTTATAAAGCATGGACGCTGGGGGCTACTTTCCAAGGTGTTCAGGGCGTAGATTTGTTCAACCGTCGTCGTGCGGATATCAACAAACACCCTCGTAACAACATGGATGCTGCAATGGCTGAAGGGCTATGGACTGGCGAAGGAAGCACCAACGCTTATCCGTCGGCAGCAGGCTTGTTCAAGCCCTGGAATACACAGAAGTTCTCTACATTTTATATCGAAGATGGCGCTTACTTCCGAGTTCAAAATGTTCGACTGGCCTACAATTTGCCAAAATCGCTGCTGAGCAAAGTTCAGATTTCTTCTGCACAGCTGTACTTGAATGCTGACCGCCCATTCACCGCTTTCCATTCCAACGGATTTACGCCTGAGGTTTCGGGAGGGATTGACAATGGAGTGTATCCGATTTCTTCGGTATTCTCTTTGGGCGCTAATGTAACATTCTAAGAACCTTAATTTTTTAAACCGATGAAATTTAAATATTTAGTGGCAGCAGCCATGATGGGCATGGTCGTGCTTCCGTCATGTAACAACTTTTTGGATATTACCCAGGAGAATACAAATCCTACGGAGGCGATTAATTACCAGGACCTTTCACAGATGTATGCACCCGTTTCAGGCGTGTATGCGGTGGCGCGTTCAAAATTTACCCAGTGGGAGATCGCCCCAATATTTAATATCCGTGGCGATGAAGTGACCAAGGGGGGAGGATCAGATGCCGACCAGCACGATTACCTGGAATTGGAGCACTTTAATTATAGTGCCATTCAGAACTTCTGGGCACTGAACAATGCCTGGATGGCCCTGTATGGGGTGGTTTACAATACTTTTGATAATCAGAAGCTGTTGGATAATTTCAAGCCATACCTAAAGACCGATAAGGATCAGGCACTTTATGCCCAATACCGCGGGGAAATTGTTTTTCACCGTGCACTGGCCTATTATTTTATTGCCAATCTGTGGGGAGATGCACCGATTATTCCTGAAGACAACCAGATGGCGGTGGTAATCCCGAAATCGTCTCAGCAGGAAATTCGCAGCAGTGTGATTGACATGCTGAAAGATGTGCTTCCGGCATTGCCGGCACAACAGCCCGAACATCCTGGAGCCGTAACGAAATATGCCGCCGAGATGCTTATTGCTAAAGTGGCCTTACAAACAAAAGATATGGCCACGGTGAAGCAAATGACCGACGACATTATAGCGAATGGTGGCTTTAAACTGGTGGCAGGGGCAGAGTATTCGAAGCTCTTTCAGCGGGATGGTAAACTTTCTCCGGAATCGTTGTACGAATTTCAATATACCGATTTTGGAAATGCTTCCGGAGATAATATCTACGGGGGATCGTGGTTTCAATCGCAGGGACCACGTGGAGGTTTTGCGCCAATCACCGGCTGGGGTTTTGGTACGCTGGAGCCTGGATTTATCAAATTCATGAAAGACCGCGGTGAAAAAATGCGCTATCAGGTTGATGTGCTGGAATCTGGAAAAACAACCCCTGAAGGAGACGTGATTCCATTATTCAATCCTTCTTACGCCCCATATAATGGCGATACGGCCAATTATAATGGTAAGGCGTATAATCCCGCAAATCAGACCACTCCTGGCAGAACGCAGTATGGCACAGACAATAATATTCGCTTGTTCCGATATGCTGATGTATTGCTGATGAATGCCGAGGCCAAGCTGAGCCTTGGCGGTGATGCCGCAACCCCTTTGAATCAGGTGCGTCATCGGGCAGGTTTGCAGGCAATTGCCAATCCTACTTTGGATGATATTCTGAATGAAAGAAGGGCAGAGCTTTCTGTAGAGTGGGGGAATCGATTTGATGATCTCGTGCGGACGGATAAGGCCAAAGAGGTGCTGAAAGGGTTTGTAAAAGGGCAGTCAGAATTTTTGCCTTACCCAACAGCTCAGGTGGATTTGAATCCTGAGCTTGCAAAATAATCGCCTGAATAATAGGCCTTGCAAGCCCTGCGGAAGAAGGGATTCTTAAGCCGGAACTCCTGCTAAGAGAATCCGTGGAATTATGGGGCTATTGAAGAGCATGTTTAACACTTTAAATCTGAAGTAGGATGGTAAGTTTTTGAACATGTGCTTAGAGGTATTCCTAATATTGCAGGCCCAAAACACTACACTTTGTTTATATTTTTTGAAAGGGACTCCTTATGGGGTCCCTTTTTGTATTTCAAAGGGTCAACCATTTTCCTGGGCTTAGCACCCCGGGCTAAGTTATTTCATCCCTTCGGGATTGTCTTTACTTTAGTAGCTCTTAACTTAACTTAAATTAATACAAACCACCAAGCAAGGCAACCTTAACTTAATGACAATGTGGATGCACCGGTGTATATCCAAACAGGACTATCGAAAATTTTCCCTACGGCGGTAGAAATCATGTTGTTGATTGGGGTGATGGCCTATTTTCAACGAGATAATTTAAGCTTTGCAGCACTAACAAAGACTGTTTGAGCCTCCCACAAGCCTACATTCTTTGGGCTTTGTTACAAGCCAAGCTAAACCACCACACGCTTGCATTCCCAACAAAAAGTGATAGTTTTATATATCCATCAATCAAAAATCATGTGCGAGAAGCCTCATCAAATATTGTCACGACCTACGGTCAAAACCTCAACAAAAAGGAGATCATGAGCTATGGGTGTGGTCAAGTCAGGGTGCATTATACCGCTGATGCCCCAAGAAAATTACGATTCACTTTTGAGGTTGAGGACAACATGCTTCTCAAACATAGCCAGATGTGTAATACAGGGTTTGCTGGAAGTAAATAAAGCTTAAAGCTTGAATATGAATTTGTAGATAAGGCGAAAAGATACCTTTAAGATGGAAAAGACCAGTTTGACCGAATTTATCGCACCAAAGAAGGTAAATTTATCATCGTGGAAGCCAAAGGAGGAAATTCTTCTTTGGGTAGTCGGAAGGGGCACCAACAAGGTTCAAAAAGATATTTTGAGGATTTATTGAGTACTTTGGAAGAGAAAGGGGCGAATCCAGAGTTAGAAGAGACAATTCGGGAATCCTTGAGAAAAAATTCAACTAATATTGAATATTACAAGGTACATCAAAAGTTTGATACAATGGGTAATTTGAAAAATACGGAAATACAAAAATTTAAATTCGATAAGTAATGAAAGTTAACCGTCATAAATTAATTTTTGAAAAAGTTAGGACTGAAGAATATTTTTCTAATTCATATTTAAAGAGCATTGAATTAGAAAAGGAATTAATAGATAAATATAAATCAGGGGATGCCGACTTGTTTTATTTTAAGGGTATTTTAAGAAAGCTAAAATCTTACTATAGAATTCCTTTAAATAAAATAAATAGAGAAAAAGAAAAAGAAGGAATAGCTATAGCATTAAAACTATCATGTTCCTTCTTCAACAAAGCCTATCACCCCAATCAAAAGGTAAAAGTTCAATTTGATAATGAGGTGATAGAACATGAGGGGGTTGATACTACCGATAATATGGACTTTGAGGTATGGATGAAATATATGCACTTGTACATTACCTGCCGTTGTGATACGGGCATTAACCTGTTAAAAAACACAACAAGGGAACGTTTGTTGAACTCAACAATAATGCACACCAGTGAGGCGGATTTCACTTTTATTGAATTCATTCAGTCCATCTTTTTGCCAGAAGTAAAATCTTCAGAAGCTTTTCAAAAGGCATGGCAGGCTTGTATGAATGCCAAAGAGGAATATACGGGACAAGATTTGGGTGAAATATTGATGATTTATGCACCTACTTTATTGGTCTATCAAGCCTTATTTTCGGGTAATTCAGAAGCCTTCAATGAGCAATTATTTGAAGCTTTAGAACTACATAAAGAATTCTATGACAGTGATAGAGAAGGCGCATTTTTCGACTACCCAGAAAATGATGGTGCTGTTTCATGGCCTTTATTAGCTGCTTGTAGCATTGCGCATGATTCAGGTTTGAAAGTAAATGTGGAATCAGATTATATCCCAAAATGGCTTTATGAAGGAGAAGTAAGAGATTGGGGCTTGAAGTTTTAAATCCAATTCTTATTGAACATATACATTTTTCAAATATCCCTGATTGTAGTTTGAAAGCTACTATCAGGGGTTGTAAATCAACCTTCTGAATACCACCAACCCACCCAACATGAAAAAACCACTACTCCTCATCCTATTCATTCTCCCCGCCTGGGCACACGCCCAGATGGGAGGCTTCAGCGCCCTGCGGAATTTTTCCGCCTTGCGCTATGCCCCAGCGAGCTCCGCTTTGTCGGAAGATTTCAGTGTGGGGCTGTTGCATCGCAGTCAGGCGTATGAAGGCGGCATCAGCAGGAACCGTTCAATCCTCAGGGCGGTCATGGGGTGGGTGGATGCGCAAGAGAACAGCCTGCAGGCAGTTGCAGGTTTGTTTTTATGAATGAACAGCCTTTGGATATTATGGGGGATTCAGTGCTTTTGGTGTACCACGAGTAGAAGGGATTTACATGGGGCATACCACATTCATCTGGTGTGTCAATTTTAAGTAAAAATAATTATAAATATGAAAAAAATTATTGAGCACTTTAAGCAATTTGAACTATCGGTAAAATACATGCATACCGACCATGAG from Persicobacter psychrovividus includes the following:
- a CDS encoding TonB-dependent receptor; the protein is MRKHLFLILFIMIGHLTFAQGNLSISGIVRDIDGSGLPGASVLVKGTTHGVSTDMDGKFTLDGLSADNTVVFSFIGMKAQEAVVGHRSNFDIQLESAVNNLEEVVVVGYGQAKSKDLTSPIVTLKSDELTKVHSTSPMASIQGKIPGVTVVNSGAPGAGASVHIRGVGSIGNSDPLYVVDGMFFSDINFLNPNDIESMSILKDASAAAIYGVKAANGVVLITTKGGVKNTKLKVVYDGYYGVQTVTQRLKMANSAQYSELMRASGNADFSGLITKSMDYYGKNGNLPAVDTDWYGELLKDSAPIQSHNLTLSGGTEKSTYSFGVSYFDQDGIMNATGNYNRLSFRNKMTYQLTKGLKLGSNLMFTKENNQHDDNSAWFQAFINAPIYPVMDEKLTDAQSHPTKFASPHFFGAGVDGYETYYSNPMLIASYNGDDKNEAYRFMPSFFADLKPVQGKDITLHSAINMDFRYGRGRKFTPAFVNGKAKQEQNQLYKYNQWNANYIWDNTATWGMHFGDNDLTVMAGFSVRQNNYRRSWATASDLKNPDYINSGDKTSTSADDAGSRFRGLSAFSRVSYALKDRYLVSATMRADGSSKYQETWGYYPSIGLGWVISDEHFMEGLKNHGVDFLKLRASWGQLGNDNVPANDGFAKVAHGGLNDSGVFGGTNMVPGMVNQTNFTDLKWEKVEETNIGIDAKLLDYRLNFEADYFQRDTKELAFHNKLPNGKGSLLRNSGTVRNSGVELNINWNDKIGDDFSYTVGANLSKLHNEVISLGDQPNYYTGAAEYPQLSEVGSPLFSFYGYKMMGVYQNQAEIEGDPVAKANGLQPGDFKYQDLNGDGQIDAHDRQIIGNYQPDYTYGINLSLTYKAWTLGATFQGVQGVDLFNRRRADINKHPRNNMDAAMAEGLWTGEGSTNAYPSAAGLFKPWNTQKFSTFYIEDGAYFRVQNVRLAYNLPKSLLSKVQISSAQLYLNADRPFTAFHSNGFTPEVSGGIDNGVYPISSVFSLGANVTF
- a CDS encoding RagB/SusD family nutrient uptake outer membrane protein; amino-acid sequence: MKFKYLVAAAMMGMVVLPSCNNFLDITQENTNPTEAINYQDLSQMYAPVSGVYAVARSKFTQWEIAPIFNIRGDEVTKGGGSDADQHDYLELEHFNYSAIQNFWALNNAWMALYGVVYNTFDNQKLLDNFKPYLKTDKDQALYAQYRGEIVFHRALAYYFIANLWGDAPIIPEDNQMAVVIPKSSQQEIRSSVIDMLKDVLPALPAQQPEHPGAVTKYAAEMLIAKVALQTKDMATVKQMTDDIIANGGFKLVAGAEYSKLFQRDGKLSPESLYEFQYTDFGNASGDNIYGGSWFQSQGPRGGFAPITGWGFGTLEPGFIKFMKDRGEKMRYQVDVLESGKTTPEGDVIPLFNPSYAPYNGDTANYNGKAYNPANQTTPGRTQYGTDNNIRLFRYADVLLMNAEAKLSLGGDAATPLNQVRHRAGLQAIANPTLDDILNERRAELSVEWGNRFDDLVRTDKAKEVLKGFVKGQSEFLPYPTAQVDLNPELAK
- a CDS encoding immunity 49 family protein, coding for MKVNRHKLIFEKVRTEEYFSNSYLKSIELEKELIDKYKSGDADLFYFKGILRKLKSYYRIPLNKINREKEKEGIAIALKLSCSFFNKAYHPNQKVKVQFDNEVIEHEGVDTTDNMDFEVWMKYMHLYITCRCDTGINLLKNTTRERLLNSTIMHTSEADFTFIEFIQSIFLPEVKSSEAFQKAWQACMNAKEEYTGQDLGEILMIYAPTLLVYQALFSGNSEAFNEQLFEALELHKEFYDSDREGAFFDYPENDGAVSWPLLAACSIAHDSGLKVNVESDYIPKWLYEGEVRDWGLKF